TTTTATTAAGCGTTGGTCTGTGTTATCAGATGGCTTCTGGACTATCCGGTTGTGTATTTATTCGGCACAGATCACATTGAAGAAGCAATCTACAACCTCTCAACCAAGTCTCTCCGCATCTTCAAAGTTCTAGTACAAAGGTTAGCTATTGTATATATGTTCTAAACTCTTAGCTTTCTGACCATTGTTGTGATGTAACTTAAATATCTTCCAGGAATGGTGCCACTGAGAAAGACTCTCTTTTAGAAGAGCTAACAAGGTAATGACTTCAAAGCCGAGATGCTTACTTCGATGCATAAACAACATTGCATCTGTAAAACTCAGTTTTGGAAATTGGCTTTGCAGTTTTTCGGTGCCATATGATCTGAGTATGGGAGGAAGCAAGGAAGTGTGGGCTGAAGCATTTCTGGAGAGGATGAGTTCAAGGTGGGAAGAATGCAAACACATTTGGAGTTCTTTGGATTTGCAAGTTTCTGAATGTTATCCTCAAGCTATTGTTCTTTAAGGCTTTCACTACTTAAAACAATCGTTACAATCGTTCAGTAAACTCTGGTAATGAGTTCTTATTTAGTTTATAGTTACCCAAAATACAAACACCCCTAACAAGATCAAACAGTTCTCTGAACACTGAACCAAAACAAAAGGGAAGAAAAAGGATCGACTGCTCTGTTTCATTTGTCATATTCTCTATGATTTTAGGTAGGactggacgttcgggtacccattcgggtttcggttcagtccattcggtttcgggttttcggggtcaaagatttcagcaccattcggatatttctaaatttcggttcgggttcggttcggatctttgcgggttcggttcggattcggataacccatttaaaatgtttttaaattttcaaaattcattatatactttaaattttcaaaatctataaaaaaataatatattatatataaattttcataacatatatgtcaaaataccttaatttaacatataaattggttttctttgaatatttggataaagaatcaatagatatttaactattttggtgttttcagtatactttagctattttaaacatttacttttgactatttgcatatattttccgagtattttagaaaacttaaaGGNNNNNNNNNNNNNNNNNNNNNNNNNNNNNNNNNNNNNNNNNNNNNNNNNNNNNNNNNNNNNNNNNNNNNNNNNNNNNNNNNNNNNNNNNNNNNNNNNNNNCCcatttcctcctccccattttcctcctccccatctgaTTTTcaatcttcaacagactcattacaccaacatcttcaaaacaattcatcagccctcatcattatcaccaacatcttcttcccattcaccagcttcatcatttaTCAccacatcttcttcccattcaccagcttcatcattatcaccagcttcttctcttttctcgaaaccgtttccaccttgctgcggcttgatacacaaagacatactcttagcgttttgagtatctcgagcaagttcgaacttgtctatcattgtaacatgaatgggactgcttggagtcatcatcatttctgctggtaatgagtagctaatctccacagtcactgatctcatgtccagttataatcttcttgagccattgcaacaagttcagcatgtgttgaatcttcattcaataaaaacaatcttgctcctttgagatcatcaaccacaaaatcccacggaaatctctcaacaaccattctccatacactgcatgtaacttaaaaatcatctgcaaatattcaaaataaaacacattagtaaaacatagagaaaatgaagaagttcaacaaacattatcgcagacgacttagatttaagtcgtccagaagacttaaaggtaagtcgtctaaagaggtcacttttgcaattgaaaattaaaagggacgacttattctaagtcgtccggctttgtttgtttaaaaaaaaaaatttcagacgacttatatataagtcgtcttacgaaaaacgggctagttttgcatttgaccgaatcgtgtcagatctttgactatttctggacgacttataaatcagtcgtctcttggaaagtaaaaatttcaatattttattcaaactagacgacttacacgtaagtcgtcccaggttagttttgtaattgaaaataaaacttgaaatttaactttctccagacgacttaactaaaagtcgtccagctagacgacttaatttaaggtcgtccgggataagcaaggtttggacgacttaattgggaaaaattctggacgactttgctttccccggacgactttaaattaagtcttctgacgggacgactttatattatgtcgtctggtaaaaatttaattatgaagttttatttttcaactacaaaactaacctaagacgacttacacgtaagtcgtctagtttaataaaatattgaaattttaactttccgagagacgactgaattataagtcgtccagaaatagtcaaagatctgacacgattcggtcaaatgcaaaactagcctgtttctcgtagacgacttatatataagtcgtctggactgttttttttcaccaaacaaagctggacgacttagtttaagtcgtccgtttgaccagaagactcatcagtaagtcttctacatacagatgacttacttgtaagtcttctacgcgaacagattttgaaaaaaattcaaattcgtaccttcaactaggtgagatgactttgtttgcacacagggtcttctccaaccacccagaacctcaaacgaaagcaaccgtaagtcaaaacgaaagaaatatggctccaaacaattttgaatcaaaagcttcagttttttggatgaatatggagagaaagtgaaagaaatgttgtttttagttcataacaattgaaacagagagagtgtaaagagatttacgtgcattaaagggcattaaaagctccaaacagttcgtacaaggttgttcccactattcatggcagtggcaatattgtaaatacttgaagaaaatgaggttgagacagtaaagaagccattttcgaaaaaaaaaaaaaaaaagggttaatggcattttcgtagataaaatgcagatgtggggttaaaaactcaaaaaaaaatgagtcaaaagaaaaggttagttttctgtttgaattcaagttttgagtcacttttgcaataagccctagTTTTATTGTGTCTACCCTGCAACTGCGATCACATGTTAAAAATCTGGAtgttaacattttatttaacgATATACTAATAGTTAACAGCTATGGGTGTTTGTCCAAGGTACCCGTAGAATTATGACATTGGTTTTTTTGGTTGTCAACCATGTTCTGATTcaatcatttttattctttctaAGTCTCATTTACATTGAAAACAATCACTACTATACTCATTTacatgatatataaataatttcgtaaacgataatatatttttatatggtaACTTACCACGTTCCAAGATAACAACTGTATTGTACCCATGTGTGcttcttaatttattttgttagacTTTATAATTCTCAATATTGCCTTTAGTTCCCACCCAATAATTGGTCAACcaatattcctaaaatatacatTACTATTAACTATAAATTTTGCCACTAACATTTGTTTTATCATTAATCATAATGTAATATTGTTAGATATGCCTCTAACAGTTTTTTATCATTTAACATCGAGCATacatattgtttaaaatatctTTACATATTAATGTAAtagttaaatgatatatttaaacACTATATAATTCTCAACACCTATTATTAAACGTTAACATTCTACTTTCACCAACATAGGGATCATATATTCACACATTATATTAACTATGGTTATTGATGTTATCGTttcataaaacaatttataatattaatataacaacTAACATTGTATAGTAATTTTCTCATTAACAATAGTATAAATATCAAATCATTTGTTAGTATCTAAATCTAACATGTAAACCAAATCCACTAATGTAATGTATTAGTCATGTAAATATAGTAACATAGTAACTGAAAATTAGTTTTCAGATAATATAATAgaattatacaatatttttgtGCACTGTTTAATATACACTGTttcatagaattttttttgtgcacTACAAATTAGAATTTACACTGTTTAATATTGCAATACAATATTAATCGTTATATATATTGGACATATAACATATTAGCtgctatataatatattattggtAATGTTGTACATCCCGATTTGATATTCCacactatatatatgtctattttttcgttttaacaCATAGTATTTTATTATTCCATGTTTTATAGTCTCCATGATTGTTTTCATTTACCTCTTCATCTAATATTGAATTTTACTCAATTCATTTAGCATAGagaacataaataaatttaatgcaCATTGCAATATACCTTTAATAACGATTCACCATTGAtgtaattttctgaaaattcaCATAATCTATTTAATATTGTTTTGTAAGGAGAAGTGATATTGATATATTGGTATAAGAACCAAAAAGAGAATATTATTAGAAATATGaataacatataataataatgatgatgatatatGATTCATATGAATAAGATGATGATTATAATagtcaataaaataaatcatcaaAACATAACAAAGAAAACTTTAATAATTGAGGAGGAGAGAACAAAAGATGTTAGACATTGATATATAGTTTATCAAAGTATAATTAagaaaaagttattaaaaaaacagaactGAAAGTTTCATTATCTTGGAGAGACAAAATCGTTATCTATTCAGGTTCAAAATGACATCTACAAAACCATTAGTGTCAATCAATGTGCACTTTACCAATTTGaatatcaattttatatatGGCTAATTATCTTATTACTAATCAAACATGCATTTGGAAATAATATtgaagataataacaaaaaattgtactccctccgtttcaaattatttgtCGTTATTGGGTATAATTTTTGTCTCAAAATAAATTTCGTTTCCGGTTttccataaaaaaattattgacaatattttctactcaatttttctattggttaaaacatggttaggtgtattggtaatgatatatttattttgaaaatatgtaatcaatgttttcttaatctgtgtgcataaacctagaacgacaactaatataaaacggagggagtactaagagcatctccaaaaggaCGACTCTCTAGTTTAGTAGTTTAGAGCTTGcaaaattctaaatttgaagtttcaatgtgttcttctccaaaagaaaaacttcaaacataacttcaaaattatttgtctTTTACATTATGGTCcctatatttgttataattaatataaatccataaaacttataaataactagtacatatataaaaatatcacattaatattaattaataaaatcatacagtatatatataaattataaatataaatacataactaaatattaaactacaagaaaataCACTATATTTTCAAACttgcaaaacttcatatttgaactttaaagatgtttttaaaccttaaaacttcttattttaaggtttatatttagttttatgtgtaagactaaaatttatgaaaactaaaatttatgaaaacaaatacaaaatattataagatatgattttttctgagattaaaatgataaacaacaaaatatctaaaaatcataaaatgtaatatgtaattgTGAGgatcaaaatgcaaataaaaatttgaaacttcaaatttgaagttttgagtagtaacactctatatttgaagtttcactactaaaaatttcaaatttgaagttttgaagtttaGTTTAGGAGaacaaaaaacttcaaatatgaagttatagagtgtattttggagatgctctaagctAAACATAGAATAGAGTAACAAATGCACTATgttaataacaatttaattataaatgcaaaatactaaaatttaaaaactaactgaaaatcaaaatgttttacatccaaaaaataaactaaaactaaTCCAACactacaaaattaattataaaataattagtgtAATAGATAATTTTATGTAGAATTAAACTGTATATGATACTGTACAGTAGTATAAATATTGAATTGTGGATTTGAGTTTGAAATATCGAATTGAACTCAACAAACATGCTATTTTGGGCTGAACTCAACAAACATGTTATTTTGGGCCTTTAAAACGGCcaagtaataatataaatatcaaaggaattgttttttttcaaatctacaattttttttgttcaaacccAATCTAGTCGTTTATTCTTCTGTGTGATTGTAAccaatactagattttgacccgcactcccgtgcgggtgtattttctataaaatatgttgttatttattttctatgtcaatattagagttggacaaaaatccgaatccaaaaaatcgaaccgatcccgatccaaaaagagtaccaaacccgaacccaaattgattaaatatctaaattaatcaaaattttggtatttaaagaactgaaaccgaatctGATTCGAatcaaaatatttcggatacccgaagatattcgaaatagatttatatacttatatatattttagatttaatgtatttaaaaacatccagaatatatctgataattttaagttggtttaaataatagataatatatataactagtcatatgtaaatatctaaaatcgtTAAAgtataatcaaaacaccaaaaatatttaaaataatgattgattctctatccaaatatttaaatcaaccaatttatatgtgactgaaatctttgacccgaaccgaacccgaatgggtacccgaatgcccacccctaatttacaatctattttttctttaaaaacagagtaaacatataattaatagcaTTTTATGCGtactatcatatatattatatttttaaaatttaatgtgaaataaaaaatcataaattaagttggtatatgaaatttgacttttattgtatttttcttatatatattgaatatatattgaaaatatttttcaataatggttattggaaattattttagtaaaaataaatttttgaatatatgtatatgttgaaTCAATTTTCgatataaatcaacttaaaattattattttgatttgaaatatatattttttcagttttgttttatgattattttagaccaatgatatttttagaaaattagatTAACTAATTTtggtatattttaaatttgacccaaatatatagttttcataCTATAATAAGATTTCCAATTTtcttaataagatatatagttaGATTAAAAGCAGTTAGGTGCAGTTGTAggttaataatataaacaaaacagACCCTGTATATATTTCGTTAATATAAAAAACGAAACAAATACCCATTaatagttgtaaaaaagaatGGGCTATATGATAACTTGATAAGGCTTTGACGTGAAATGAGTTGATTAATTTAGGATAATCTCTCTTTAGTTAAGACCAATAGCATTCTGTGgtaaatatgcaaaaaaaataatggttatttttcatttgtacttcacttttaataagatagatattaaaataataaaattatagtgAAATCACAAAAGTCTAGCATACTAAAATACATGTGTACAAAGCAACAAAATTTTAGCTCGAACCtaattgttttaattattttgacttTGTGCAGTGTACAAAATCTCATTtccttttatattaaatttttaaccttatttcataaaaatagttATAGCTGTAACTCACTCTACTTGATAAGAAAAGGGAAGTTGATTAAATACATTAATAGCTATATATGTGGAGATATGTTTCTTaatttaaaagtgaaaatattaaCTCACAGATTTGATTTGATATggtattaattaatttagtgacATAGGTATGTAATTTTTGAGGAAAACTAAGGGTtattttatttgtgtatttcagttttaatagattagatttgcTGGAAACTTAGCGAAAGGgtaaataaaacatatacatTGTAAAGGTGTAGACCAAAGAAAACTTGACCAACAAGTAACTCAGGTTCTTTCATGCATCCTCACAAACAAACCACCTTTGATTCTAAGTGTCACAGACAACAGAATCTCAGGACGCTCCTTCTTCCCCGGAACCTCAAAAACAAACCTGTCCAGCACAGCGGCAACTATCGATTTCATCTGAATATAAGCCATCTCTTTCCCTAAACACATCCTTGGTCCTGCATGAAACACCGGAAACTTGTAAGGATTCTCACCTCTAAACCCACCATTTGTTTCATCAATCCACCTCTCTGGATCAAACCTATCACAACCCTTCCCCCAAATACTCTCCATCCTCCCCATCGCGTACGCGTTGTAACTTATCCCCCAAGCTTTCCCTACAAATGTCCCATCAGGCAGTACATTGTCCTCAACACAGCTCATTGTGTCCACTGGCACAGGGGGATATAACCTAAGAGATTCAGTTATCGCTGCGTGCAGATAGTTCATCAGTTTAAGATCCTCAAACCCGTAAACTTCACCGAATCGCTTCCCTGTTCGTGCTCTAATCGAGGTCAGCTCTTGTCTGATTTTGTTTTCAACTTCTGGATGATTAGAGAGCAACCAGAAGAACCAGCTCAAAGCAGAGGATGTGGTGTCTCGTCCCGCCAGTATGAAACTAATGACAATATCACGAAGCAGCTCAGGTGAACTCATCTCCTCGATGTTGATGAATCTTGAAAGCAAATCCTCGTTCTTGTTACTTGACCTAGCTTGATCATCAATCCTTTTACGCACGATATCGTCGGCGAATTTATGGACGGTCACGATTGATTCTCTCAGAAGCTTCTCTGATCCTATGTCAAGTTTCTTCTTGATCTTCCATGAATACGAGACCACGGATTGAAACCGTTTCGAGATGATCGTCGCCGCCGTCTCGAAGGCTCTCATAAACTCTACACCGTCTGCTCCGTCGTCGCCGAGGCAAGCGGCATCGACGTTGAATGCTAACTTGCATATGTTATCAAAGGCGAAACGCTCTAATATGTCTTGAAGGTCTATGGATTCTCCGCTGGTCGCCGCCGCTGCTAACACTGGAACAAGCCTAGAGTCGGAGAAAGTGAGACTTAAAGTGAATTAGATTAGCtgagatatattatatatatacagtaacAGACCTGGTGTTGATTTCGACGGTGACGTTGGTCATAACGAAGTCACGGAGCGACCTAGTACTGAACTCGTAGCTCGCCGTCTTTCTCTGTTTCCACCACATCTCGCCGTCGGAGTTAAAGATCCCACGGCCAAGAAAATCCTCAAGAAGCGAGATGAACCGCTCGCCTTTAGGGAAGCTATCGAACTTCGTCTTGAGCATGAACTCGACGTTTGCTGGATTCGCCGTCATGACGAACTGTTGCTTCCCTGGTCGCCGGAAAACAGCTGTCTGTGTCGGGCATCGAGACAGAGTCTCTACAGTCCAGTCGAGGAAACGGTGACGGTTTTTCACCAGTCCAGGTATGCTTCCGACGATCGGGTAGGATTTGAAACCGATGTGTGTGGAAGGTTGCCTTGggaagatgaataagatgaagATAGGGAGagagatgaggaagaagatgatgagaaaCTCCATTTGTCTTCTTGTCTGAGCTGCCTTTTTCACTTTAGTTTCAAACCAAGTGTTTGTGGTGGTGGGGGTATCAAATTGAATTGAAACAGAAAAGGGGAGAAACAAGTCGGTTCAATTAGATCTATTCCATACCGAAATCTTACCAAAGCTTAATTATGGGCCATCTGAATTCTGTAAACTTCCGGAAAACACACACATTCcacattaaacaaaaaaaaaacaaaaaaaaaaacagtggaGAATCTAGAGATGACCTTTCTTTTGCAACAACAGTAGAGATGACTATTCATGCTTgctacactttttttttttacttctaaTAGAACTATTTCTTAATCAATATCGTATGCTAAACTGTATAAATctacaatataattttttgtccGTATGCTAAACTGTCTTCATTTTTTGTCCATCTGCTGACCTATATCAATCAACAATAGAACTTTCTTACGAAGAGAAGTATATGGCTGAAAGTGGTAACAGTTACATGAATTTAGTGGAATAAAAATTTGATGGAGTAGAATGAATGGAATTAGTTAAAAAtggaatatatttatattattcatttttattaaaattttcaagaaATGTTAAAAAATCATACTATTTAAATGATTGCGAAATTGAtcaaatgaatattttattctattcagtttaaatgttaaaaaatctATGAAATTTATGGAATAAGTCATTTTATATcattctatttaaaattttgacaatCCTGTGGCAGCATAGAAAAAATTGTTATccttaattataattaaaaaattaattatatttaaaatatgtaactaaaacaatattgaaattaattaaatatctgaattattCCAAATTTTGGTATATAGAGAACAAAAATCGAATCTAATTTGAATTGGAGTATTTcagatacccgaatgtatccaaaatagatttatatacttatatatattaattatttttagattcaaCTTAATAAGAAaaatccagaatatatatgatatttttaaattggtttaaatacttgaaaataaatacgaatagtcaaaagtaaatatctaaaattgttaaactatactcaaaacaccaaaaatacatgaaaaaatattgattctcaatccaaatatttaaactaaaccaatttatatgttaagtttaggtattctgatatATGCTATTcgatttaaatgtaatatattgtttttaatagACTTTGAGaatcaatattttttcaacTACCTAAAATGTCAACTTTTGAGGACTTAAGATTTGGTGGGAAAGGTAAATtattctttacttttttttgtttccgtCATTTTAGGTATAAGTTGTAATTATTTCAGGAAAACATTCAAGCGGAAAAGACAttgttttgaatttaaattaattaaattccCGGTGGCattgtgttataaatattgtgcAAGTCTaaggaatatttttatttgtacttcaattttaatagattagataataCAAACTATAAAATAGAAGGAGTTGCTTTTAAAACCTTTAAACAGCAGGAAAGGAGACAAAGTCACAGACCCTTCATTTCAGTTGAATAGTGCCTCTAAACTATTTATTAGGATTTTTCTTATAattgtacatatatattattatgtgtATGAAAAGTGTAACTTAGGCTGCTATGTTGAGAAGTCTCCTTCAAACTATATTCAAAATCTAATCAACACCTAAAAGTTGATTTCTTTAAGTAGTTattgggttttagattttagttttagattttggtttttaatttttcatgtTTTCGTTTTTGCTTTTCAgccttttatttttgttttggtttttaatttttttaaaagatttttctttttgggttttctgtatttaagttttcaaaataactaatatattattttaagtaatacaaaaagtaataaaatatttagaagtTAACCTTGAATTTATCAGATAGTgactattataaaaaaattaaaataaaaaaatacttaaacatatttttaaattattatacttTAAGAAgcttatattatactaaaaatataaataatagaatatttataaattataaaataaaatacttaaatttcggaaactattttttataactttcttatatagattatttatgaattttagaatttgagtgtaattttttttctttttttaattaatatatatattgtattactaacattttattttttaaatatttttgttattgtttagTGTgtctaataattattaaaattattcaataattttaattatagaaaGTAATAAATGATTgtttacaattaaataatattatatatgaacatctaaatttattttacagatatgaaacaaaaatattatttccgtTTATTGTTTAAATGATATCTTATGTACAAAACCTTTTAACGGAATtttaaatttcagaaaatattttttagttatcaGTTAATTATACAAAGCACttctacaaaaagaaaaaaaaatattgtccaCAGAaattggtttttggttttctaCAAAAATGGataagattttgaaaatttacaaTTGACAAAGTAAAAACGTATATTGTCCAAAACAAATTTTCTGCCAAGATTTCAGCTGTTAATATATGTCTAGAGATGTGAAACACACACAAATCTAACGAAAAAATAACTTTATgtataaaatagaaaacagagagtttatatataagtttatttAGGTGCAAGACACACCTTTGTGTTGCAAAACCTCAACAActcttttacaaaaatatactcTTCATTTTCCATAGACATATTTATTGTTGAGAAAATTGGATAAAAAGGACACATCCAAATTGAGATTGTCTCATTAGAACTTAACCACTGGATTTTAGGAAATTAGGATTTATAATAATGTTAATACTAAACTACCCCTATAAAAACTGAATTATtgattaactaaaaataaatattaatcttCTTAAcactaaaaaaagaaatactaaTTCCCGTGATTAACTATAATCCCTCATTAACAAAAAGATACCCTAATCCCTCAATTTTCTTCTTCGTCGCCTAACTCCTTCCCTCTTTTACCATGGCTTTTTTTGGAACACCTTCTACCATGGCTAAATCACTATTCTATCTCTCCTagcttcttcctcttcgtcAATGATGGTAAAGTCACTTTCTCTACTCTTGATTTTTGACAAACCCCACCAACTGTCAACAGCTCCACCGCTGCAGTTACTAAAGTGGAGACAGTGACACTGAACGAGATTCACAAATTCTTAGAAAATGAGTCACCACAGGTCTAGCCTTCCTCACATAAATTtacatttgtttctgtttttattctTACTATTTACACCCATCTAAACATTC
The sequence above is drawn from the Raphanus sativus cultivar WK10039 chromosome 7, ASM80110v3, whole genome shotgun sequence genome and encodes:
- the LOC108817837 gene encoding cytochrome P450 CYP94D108-like, which gives rise to MEFLIIFFLISLPIFILFIFPRQPSTHIGFKSYPIVGSIPGLVKNRHRFLDWTVETLSRCPTQTAVFRRPGKQQFVMTANPANVEFMLKTKFDSFPKGERFISLLEDFLGRGIFNSDGEMWWKQRKTASYEFSTRSLRDFVMTNVTVEINTRLVPVLAAAATSGESIDLQDILERFAFDNICKLAFNVDAACLGDDGADGVEFMRAFETAATIISKRFQSVVSYSWKIKKKLDIGSEKLLRESIVTVHKFADDIVRKRIDDQARSSNKNEDLLSRFINIEEMSSPELLRDIVISFILAGRDTTSSALSWFFWLLSNHPEVENKIRQELTSIRARTGKRFGEVYGFEDLKLMNYLHAAITESLRLYPPVPVDTMSCVEDNVLPDGTFVGKAWGISYNAYAMGRMESIWGKGCDRFDPERWIDETNGGFRGENPYKFPVFHAGPRMCLGKEMAYIQMKSIVAAVLDRFVFEVPGKKERPEILLSVTLRIKGGLFVRMHERT